A window from Clupea harengus chromosome 14, Ch_v2.0.2, whole genome shotgun sequence encodes these proteins:
- the si:ch211-10a23.2 gene encoding galectin-related protein A-like yields the protein MAEDIKILNGEEYVGEIKGGLRPTMRLTVMGIVHKHAKRMVLAVACQSEEDREGDVGLQVTVSFGEKAVLRNARLEGKWGPSENALSYFPFTAGEPFKMEIMCEHQQFRILVDGQPLCGFAHRLKHLASLNALRIMGDLEITKVA from the exons ATGGCAGAGGACATCAAAATTCTAAAT ggGGAAGAATATGTTGGAGAGATCAAAGGAGGACTGAGGCCGACTATGAGGCTGACGGTGATGGGCATTGTTCATAAACATGCTAAGAG AATGGTGCTGGCTGTGGCATGTCAATccgaggaggacagagagggagatgttgGCCTCCAGGTCACCGTCAGCTTCGGGGAGAAGGCTGTGCTGAGGAACGCCCGGCTGGAAGGCAAATGGGGTCCCTCTGAGAATGCCCTCTCCTATTTCCCCTTCACAGCAGGAGAGCCTTTCAAG ATGGAAATCATGTGTGAACATCAGCAGTTCCGCATCCTGGTGGATGGTCAGCCCCTGTGTGGCTTTGCCCACCGTCTGAAGCACCTAGCATCCCTCAATGCTTTGCGGATAATGGGGGACTTAGAGATCACTAAAGTGGCTTGA